GCGAAATGTTGATGAAGAAACGCATCTTCATCTGATTGATTTCTTCTTGATGCTCCTTGTCCCTGCGTTCAAGTTCCAGTTCTGCTTCCATACTCTTACGCATCCAGAAGAAACGGAAGACGAAAGTGATAAAGCCAATAAAAGTGGCGAGGAAAATCATGATTGCCCACCAGGTCTTGTACCATATAGGGAGAACTATGATTTCCAACATCGTAGGTACGGTGTTCCATTTTCCGTCGCTATTGGCTGCTTTTACTAAAAAATGATAAGTGCCTTGTGGCAGGTTGGAGTAGGAGACAGTACGTTTGTCTGTCAGATAATACCACTCTTTGTCATATCCTTCCAATTTGTAAGCGAAAGTATTATGTTGTCCGGAAATATAATTGGATACTACAAATTCAATCGTGAAAGCAGTTTGCCATGATTTCAGGGTGATACTTTTTGTCTCATTGATATTCTTAGTCAGGATACCGGTTTCATCATCCGGACGAACTGTCTTGTTAAACAGTTGAAGTTTGGTGATAACTACCGGAGGCGTATAAGGGTTATCCAACAACAATTCCGGGCGGAAAGTAGTGATTCCGTTGATGCCTCCGAAATACATTTGACCACTTGAAGTACGACAGAACGAAGAAGTATTAAACTGATTACTCTGTAACCCGTCAGATTCCGTAAAATTACGGAACTTCTCTGTCTCCGGATTGAAACAGGAAATGCCACGGTTGGTACTTACCCAAAGACGTCCGAAAGTATCTTCCAGAATACCATATACCACATTGTTGGGTAAACCGCTAGCCGTAGTATATCGTTTGATTTTCTTCTCTTTCTCATTAAAACAGTAGAATCCTTCACGCGTACCTACCCAAATGATACCGTTGGTAGCCTCGTAAATGCAATTGGTAAACGTCTTTGTTACAGATGATTCCGGAAGAATAGGCGCCTTTTCTATCTCGATTCCTTCCTGCTGAAAGACAGATATACCTTCCTCGCCTCCGATCCAAAGCCGTTTATGGGAATCTCTGAACAGGATTGTGATTCGTTGTGAAGTAAATGGAGTACCGTCCTTTTCCTTATCAATGGTGGTAAAACTCCTTTTTTCCGGGTTAAAACTAACCAAAGCACTTAATGTCCCCAATAAGAGATTCCCTCCTTTGTCAGGAAGAATAGCATATACATTCTCATTAACCAACTGGCTGTTCATCTGATTAAAACTTTCCATTTTTCCGCTGTTTCGATGGAGAACAGTCAGTCCGCCGGCATGTGTACCTATATATACAAGTGATTTTTGTTCATCTACATATACGGCTTTGATATTGTTGGAACCAATACCGATTTCCCGTTCGTCTTCCTGTAAGATATAGTGCGTAAACTGTTGTGTCTTTGTATTATATAGATTCAAACCACCATCATTTGTTCCTATCCATAAATTCTTATCCTTATCTTCCGTAATGCAGCTGACTACGTTATCGCTTAAAGAATTCTTATAGGGAATACGCTGGATATTCTTAAATCTGTTGCGGATAGGATGATAATAGTTCAATCCCCCGAAATAGGTCCCAAGCCACATGCCTCCTTGCGAATCCATAAAAATACTGCGAACCGAACGTTGTGACAAACTACCGTTTTCTACCGGACTGCTACTGTAGGAAACGAAAGAATCGCTTCCTTCATGATAAATGTTTAGATCATTAAACGTTCCTATCCATAAGCGATTTTGCGAATCCAGTGCCAGAGAGCGGATATAATTGGAACTGATACTTTTAGGATTGGAAGAAGAATGATGGTAAGCCTTGACCTCTTTCGTTTTTGGATTGAGCAGAAGCAGGCCGGCTCCTTCGGTAGCTATCCATATACGGGTAGGAGATTGCTGCAAAATGGCCTGAATCTGTTTCGTTTCCGTTATCGGAGTAATCTTTTCCAGTTTCTTTTGAGGAATGGAATAGCTGTAAAGCCCGTCAACCGGGGTACCGATATAGATAATATCCCCCTGTCTGTAAAGAGCTGAAGCTATAAGCTTGTGCATAGCGGTACTAAAAGAATCGTCTACAAACTTGGATTCTTTAATATCGAACATGGTCAGACCTTCTTGTGTGCTTATAAGCAATTGTTCCGGTGAGATTTCTGCAATACCGTTGATTTGTTGCCGTTTGCCCTTTTTCTCATAGAAGAAATTTCTGAACTTGTCTTTTTCTTCGTCATAATATGACAAACCATCTCGCGTACCAATCCAGACACGTCCCTGACTGTCAGTCTTTACGATTCGTGAAATGTCATTAGCAATACTGTTCGGATCCTCTTCATTATGTTGATAAACTGTAAATGAATACCCGTCATACTTGTTTACTCCATCATAGGTAGCGAACCACATATTACCTCTTTGGTCCTGATCGATAGAGAATACGGTGCTTTGTGACAATCCTTCGTTAATAGAAATATAAGAGAAGTTAATTTGCTCCGGAACTTCAGAAAAAACGCAATTAACCCCTATACATAGAAAGAGTAGACAGATTGTTATTTTTTTAAGGCTGTTCATTATTAGTTCATAAGATTAATAATGGCATCAAAGATAGCAAAATCTTTTATATGGAGGTATTCAATAGAGAGAAAGTAAATATAGGGGATGAAAAAATACCACAGATTATACCGATTACCACAGATTTTTGTATCAACAATCTTCGAATTACAATTAAATCTGTGGTAATCGGCGTAATCTGTGGTGAAACTTGAAATTGGTAGGCAATTTATTATTTAGCTAAATCTCCTATTTCGTCTAAATTCTTTTGAATATCTTCGTCATTCAATGTATAATTCACCAGATCACCGGCCAAATACTTATCATAAGAAGCCATATCGATCAGACCATGTCCCGAAAGATTGAACAGAATCACTTTCTCTTCTCCTGTCTCCTTACATTTGTTAGCTTCGCGGATAGCCGCTGCAATAGCGTGGCTGGATTCGGGAGCCGGAATAATACCTTCAGACTGCGCAAACAGGCAACCGGCTTCGAAAGATTCCAGTTGCTGTATATCTACCGCTTCCATCAGATTGTCTTTGAGCAACTGTGAAACGATTACACCTGCGCCGTGATAACGAAGTCCACCGGCATGGATATGAGCCGGAGCAAAATTGTGTCCCAAAGTAAACATCGGCAGCAACGGAGTATATCCGGCTTCATCACCGAAGTCATACTGGAACTTACCACGTGTCAGTTTCGGACAAGAAGCTGGTTCGGCAGCAACGAAACGAGTCTTTTTTCCTTCCTGTATCGTGTGGCGCATGAACGGGAAAGAGATACCTCCGAAGTTGGAACCACCTCCGAAACAACCGATCACGATATCCGGATATTCGCCAGCCATTTCCATCTGTTTTTCAGCTTCCAGTCCGATAATAGTCTGGTGAAGAGTCACATGGCTAAGTACGGAACCGAGCGTATATTTACAGTTAGGAGTCATTTGTGCCAGTTCGATAGCTTCCGAAATAGCTGTTCCCAATGAACCCTGGTAATTGGGATGTTTAGTCAGAATATCTTTACCGGCACGGGTAGACATGGATGGAGAAGGAGTGACCTGTGCTCCGAAAGTCTGCATAATGCTGCGGCGGTATGGCTTTTGTTCATAACTGATCTTTACCTGATAAACGGCGGCTTCCAGACCGAAAACCTTGGCTGCATAAGAAAGAGCGGCTCCCCATTGTCCGGCACCGGTTTCAGTGGTAATGTTGGTCACTCCTTCTTCTTTGCAATAATAAGCTTGTGCCAATGCAGAGTTCAACTTATGCGAACCGATAGGGCTTACGCTTTCGTTCTTAAAATAGATATGAGCCGGAGTGCCGAGTGCTTTTTCCAAACCATAAGCACGGACCAGCGGAGTGCTGCGGTAGTACTTGTACATTTCACGCACTTCTTCCGGTATTTCGATCCATGCATCTGTCTGATTCAGCTCTTGATGACACAGCTCTTTTGCGAAAATCGGATATAAATCTTCTGCTTTCAGCGGTTGTTTGGTTCCCGGGTGCAACGGAGGCATAGGCTTGTTCACCATATCGGCCTGAATGTTGTACCAGTAATGTGGAATTTCTTCTTCCGGTAGGATATACCGTTTTCTTTTTTCACTCATAATATTGTAGTTTTTTAGTTTTCTGTTGCCAAAAGTAGTCAAATTTTTAATATTCAGAAAATTTTGTCAACAAAGAATCGTGTTTGATTGTTATTTTAATTAAGTTTGCACGACCCCGTTAAAAAAGATGATATGAAGATTTATCATAAGTTTTTATTGTATCAGAATAAACTGCTAAAACCCTATGTACGTATCTTGTTAGGGCTGGTAGAAGCACTCACCTATCTGGCTTCCTTATTATTGATTGTCGGAGTAGTATATGAACATGGCTTTCCCTTATCTATTGATGAAGTGGCGAATTTGCAGACATTGTATAAAACTGTCTGGATCATTTTTCTGATTGATGTAACTTTACATATCTCGCTGGAATACCGGAATACCAAAAAGCAATACCGGCGATTAGCCTGGATATTGAGCGGATTGTTATATCTCACTTTAGTACCCGTCATATTTCATCGTCCGGAAGAAGAAGGGGCCATTCTGCATATTTGGGAATTTCTGGATGGGAAGTTTTATCATCTCTTGTTATTGTTAGTCCTTTCTTTCCTCAATCTGTCCAATGGACTGGTGCGTCTATTGGGACGGCGTACCAATCCGTCTTTGATATTGGCAGTCAGTTTTATGGCTATTATTCTGATTGGAGCAGGTTTGTTGATGCTTCCGCGCTGTACGGTAAATGGCATCACTTGGGTAGACTCTTTGTTTACCGCTACCAGTGCCGTATGCGTTACAGGCTTGGTACCGGTAGATGTGTCCACTACATTCACCACTTCAGGGTTAGTTGTCATTATCCTGTTGATTCAGATTGGTGGATTGGGAGTGATGACATTAACCAGTTTCTTCGCCATGTTCTTTATGGGAAATACCTCCATCTACAATCAGCTCGTTGTGCGTGATATGGTTAGTTCCAATTCGTTAGGCTCTTTATTGTCTACCTTATTATATATATTAGGTTTCACCTTAGTGATTGAAGGGATCGGCATGCTTTCGATTTGGTTTAGTATTCACGGTACGTTGGGAATGACCCTGGAAGGAGAGTTAGGTTTTGCTGCTTTCCATTCTATTTCAGCTTTTTGTAATGCAGGCTTTTCTACGCTTTCCGGCAATTTAGGAAATCCGATGGTGATGACCAATCACAATTGGCTGTTTATTTCCGTTTCTCTACTGATAATCTTTGGTGGTATCGGTTTCCCCATCCTTGTCAATTTCAAGGATATTGTATTGTATCACTTCCGTCGTTTCTGGAAATTGATCCGTACCCGCAAATTGGAACGGCATAAAATGCAACACCTCTACAACCTGAATACGAAAATCGTGTTAATCATGACCTTTCTGCTTTTATTAATCGGCACATTGGCTATCGCAGCTTTTGAGTGGAATGCTTCCTTTGCCGGTATGCCTGTGGCAGACAAATGGACTCAAGCTTTCTTTAATGCCACTTGTCCGCGAACAGCCGGTTTCAGCAGTGTCGACCTGGCATCATTGAGTGTGCAGACATTATTGGTTTATCTATTTCTGATGTGGGTTGGCGGTGGCTCACAGTCCACGGCAGGTGGTGTGAAAGTGAATGCTTTTGCGGTCGTAGTTCTGAATCTTGTGGCCGTATTGCGTGGCACTGAACGAGTAGAAGTGTTCGGTAGAGAATTGTCTTACGATTCAATCCGGCGTTCCAATGCAACAGTAGTCATGTCATTGGGAGTCTTATTTATTTTTATTTTTACATTGAGCATACTCGAACCGGGTGTTTCCATTATGGCATTGACTTTCGAATGTGTCTCTGCGCTTAGTACCGTGGGATCCAGTCTGAATCTGACCCCTCATTTGTGCGACGCAAGCAAACTATTGGTGTCTTTGTTGATGTTTATTGGCCGTGTGGGGTTAATAACATTGATGTTGGGCATCGTCAAACAGAAAAAGAATACAAAATACCGTTATCCGAGTGATAACATCATAATAAACTAAAGATATGAAGTATATTATTATTGGTTTAGGAAATTACGGCCATGTGTTGGCGGAAGAATTGTCCGCCTTGGGACACGAGATTATAGGTGCGGATATTAGCGAAAGTCGTGTAGACTCTATCAAAGATAAGGTTGCTACTGCTTTTGTCATTGATGCCACTGACGAACAGTCATTATCAGTATTGCCATTGAATAATGTGGATATAGTCATTGTAGCGATTGGAGAGAATTTTGGTGCGTCGATACGTGTCGTTGCTCTGTTGAAGCAGAAAAAGGTTCCCCGTATCTTTGCCCGTGCTATTGATGCCGTACATAAAGCGGTGCTTGAAGCTTTTGATCTGGAACGAATTCTGACTCCGGAAGAAGATGCTGCCCGTAGCTTGGTACAACTGCTTGACTTCGGTACTAACATGGAAGGATTCCGCATCGATCAGGATTATTATGTTGTGAAGTTCACGGTTCCGAAGAAATTTGTAGGATATTTTGTGAATGAGTTAAACTTGGATGAAGAGTTTCATTTAAAAATGATAGGATTGAAACGGGCGAATAAGATCACTAACTGTCTGGGTATTTCTCTGACCGAGCTTCATGTGAAGAATGAATTACCGGGAAATGAGAAAGTGGAAGAAGGAGACGAATTGGTTTGCTACGGTAGATACCGCGATTTTCAAACTTTTTGGAAAGCTATTTAGCTGGAGTAGTTATAATATAAGTGTGAAAATAGATTCTTATTAAGTACAAGTGAGCAACTTTTGTAGTTAGTCATATATAGCAACCTACGGCCCATATACATTGCAGCTTAAATCCGTATTTGCCCTAAAAGTATTCCTTCTTTCCTGCAAATGTAGGAAAAATGTCGGTTACACTTGTAAATATCCCGCTCTTTTTGTTCCTTTGCCATCCATTTATAAACAGAAAACTTACGTATGAGAAAACTAATTTATTTGCTTTTGTTGCCGTTGGCGGTGGCTGTGACTGCATGTGGCGGTAAAAAAGGATCTTCAGATAATCAGTCGATGCTGACAAGAATAGACAGTATAGATGCTCACGGATTGCAACGTATGCAGACGTCTAAGAGCGAAACTAACTTTAAGTTCAAAGGAAAAGATTATCATTCCCTCGTTTCACGTACTCCGGACGAAAGTCTGCCTCATGTGACAAACGAGATGGGAGATACTTACGTCGACAATAAAATAGTGCTGCACCTGACACGCGGTAATGAAACGATATTGAACAAGACATTTACCAAAAATGATTTTTCATCCGTAGTCGATGCAAAATTTCTCTCGAAATCTATATTGGAAGGAATTGTATACGACAAGACCACTCCGCAGGGCATTGTGTATGCCGCAAGTGTTTGTTATCCGCAGACAGATTTGTATATGCCGCTTTCTATAACGATCACTGCCGATGGAAAAATGAGTATACAGAAAGTAGATATGCTTGAAGAAGATTTGAACGATGAAGCACCCAATTAAGCTTTTAGGAGGGTGTTGACAGCAAAATTACACAAATGTGAAAACATTTGAGACAAACGAAAGGCAGCCGATGAGGTTGCCTTTCGTATTTTTGCACCGTCAACAAACTTAATACCGAATAGAATGAAGAAAAGCATTTTTGTTATTTGCGTGCTGGCATCAGGATGCATGGCGATGGCTGAACAAGTCGAGAAACCCGGTCCGGCTATAGAAACACAGACTTTGGTGCCACTGACTGAGCGTGTAAATGTACAGGCAGATTCGGCATGTGTCAATCAGATTATAGATGGTTGCTGGGTAGCAGTCGGAGCTAAAAAAAAGCATGCCATTCAACGTGATTTCAACCTTATGTTCAACGGAAAGCCTTCTTATCGTTTTGAACTGAAAGAAGATGATAACACATTATCCGGATATGCAGCGGGGGAAACAAAAGGGCGTGCGGAATTTTCTTATTGTTATGCAACTTCCGATGATTTCAAAGGCAAACCAGCCGATACATATAAGAAAGCACAAATAATGAAAACTGTATATCATCATGGAAAAGGTATTTGTCCGCAAGGTGCTTCCCGCGATTATGAGTTTTCGGTATATATCCCTTCTACATTAGGCAGTGATGTCTCCACCATTTTTGCTCAATGGCATGGAATGCCGGATCGTACTTTGGTACAGACTCCACAGGGGGAAGTGAAGAAACTGACAGCTGATGAGTTCATGGAGTTGGACAAGACTACTATTTTTAAGAAAAACATGGGATACGAAAAGAAACCCAAGCTGGACAAGCAAGGTAATCCAGTGAAAGACAAACAAGGCAATCCCGTTTATCAAGCCGGAAAGGCCAACGGATGGCTGGTGGAACAAGGTGGCTATCCTCCATTGGCATTCGGATTTTCCGGCGGATGGTTTTATATCAAAGCTAACTCCGACCGTAAATGGCTGACAGATAAAGACGACCGTTGCAACGCAAATCCGGAAAAGACACCGGTTATGAAACCTGTGACATCTACATATAAAGCATCGACCATTGCTTACAAAATGCCTTTCGCCGATTTTCCGAAAGATTGTTGG
The Bacteroides luhongzhouii DNA segment above includes these coding regions:
- a CDS encoding potassium channel family protein; amino-acid sequence: MKYIIIGLGNYGHVLAEELSALGHEIIGADISESRVDSIKDKVATAFVIDATDEQSLSVLPLNNVDIVIVAIGENFGASIRVVALLKQKKVPRIFARAIDAVHKAVLEAFDLERILTPEEDAARSLVQLLDFGTNMEGFRIDQDYYVVKFTVPKKFVGYFVNELNLDEEFHLKMIGLKRANKITNCLGISLTELHVKNELPGNEKVEEGDELVCYGRYRDFQTFWKAI
- a CDS encoding DUF4738 domain-containing protein, with the translated sequence MRKLIYLLLLPLAVAVTACGGKKGSSDNQSMLTRIDSIDAHGLQRMQTSKSETNFKFKGKDYHSLVSRTPDESLPHVTNEMGDTYVDNKIVLHLTRGNETILNKTFTKNDFSSVVDAKFLSKSILEGIVYDKTTPQGIVYAASVCYPQTDLYMPLSITITADGKMSIQKVDMLEEDLNDEAPN
- a CDS encoding TrpB-like pyridoxal phosphate-dependent enzyme, coding for MSEKRKRYILPEEEIPHYWYNIQADMVNKPMPPLHPGTKQPLKAEDLYPIFAKELCHQELNQTDAWIEIPEEVREMYKYYRSTPLVRAYGLEKALGTPAHIYFKNESVSPIGSHKLNSALAQAYYCKEEGVTNITTETGAGQWGAALSYAAKVFGLEAAVYQVKISYEQKPYRRSIMQTFGAQVTPSPSMSTRAGKDILTKHPNYQGSLGTAISEAIELAQMTPNCKYTLGSVLSHVTLHQTIIGLEAEKQMEMAGEYPDIVIGCFGGGSNFGGISFPFMRHTIQEGKKTRFVAAEPASCPKLTRGKFQYDFGDEAGYTPLLPMFTLGHNFAPAHIHAGGLRYHGAGVIVSQLLKDNLMEAVDIQQLESFEAGCLFAQSEGIIPAPESSHAIAAAIREANKCKETGEEKVILFNLSGHGLIDMASYDKYLAGDLVNYTLNDEDIQKNLDEIGDLAK
- a CDS encoding TrkH family potassium uptake protein — encoded protein: MKIYHKFLLYQNKLLKPYVRILLGLVEALTYLASLLLIVGVVYEHGFPLSIDEVANLQTLYKTVWIIFLIDVTLHISLEYRNTKKQYRRLAWILSGLLYLTLVPVIFHRPEEEGAILHIWEFLDGKFYHLLLLLVLSFLNLSNGLVRLLGRRTNPSLILAVSFMAIILIGAGLLMLPRCTVNGITWVDSLFTATSAVCVTGLVPVDVSTTFTTSGLVVIILLIQIGGLGVMTLTSFFAMFFMGNTSIYNQLVVRDMVSSNSLGSLLSTLLYILGFTLVIEGIGMLSIWFSIHGTLGMTLEGELGFAAFHSISAFCNAGFSTLSGNLGNPMVMTNHNWLFISVSLLIIFGGIGFPILVNFKDIVLYHFRRFWKLIRTRKLERHKMQHLYNLNTKIVLIMTFLLLLIGTLAIAAFEWNASFAGMPVADKWTQAFFNATCPRTAGFSSVDLASLSVQTLLVYLFLMWVGGGSQSTAGGVKVNAFAVVVLNLVAVLRGTERVEVFGRELSYDSIRRSNATVVMSLGVLFIFIFTLSILEPGVSIMALTFECVSALSTVGSSLNLTPHLCDASKLLVSLLMFIGRVGLITLMLGIVKQKKNTKYRYPSDNIIIN
- a CDS encoding heparin lyase I family protein, with translation MKKSIFVICVLASGCMAMAEQVEKPGPAIETQTLVPLTERVNVQADSACVNQIIDGCWVAVGAKKKHAIQRDFNLMFNGKPSYRFELKEDDNTLSGYAAGETKGRAEFSYCYATSDDFKGKPADTYKKAQIMKTVYHHGKGICPQGASRDYEFSVYIPSTLGSDVSTIFAQWHGMPDRTLVQTPQGEVKKLTADEFMELDKTTIFKKNMGYEKKPKLDKQGNPVKDKQGNPVYQAGKANGWLVEQGGYPPLAFGFSGGWFYIKANSDRKWLTDKDDRCNANPEKTPVMKPVTSTYKASTIAYKMPFADFPKDCWITFRIHIDWTVYGKEAETIVKPGMLDVQMDYQEKGKKVNKHIVDNEKIMIGRNDDDGYYFKFGIYRVGNSTKPVCYNLANYSER
- a CDS encoding hybrid sensor histidine kinase/response regulator transcription factor, which produces MNSLKKITICLLFLCIGVNCVFSEVPEQINFSYISINEGLSQSTVFSIDQDQRGNMWFATYDGVNKYDGYSFTVYQHNEEDPNSIANDISRIVKTDSQGRVWIGTRDGLSYYDEEKDKFRNFFYEKKGKRQQINGIAEISPEQLLISTQEGLTMFDIKESKFVDDSFSTAMHKLIASALYRQGDIIYIGTPVDGLYSYSIPQKKLEKITPITETKQIQAILQQSPTRIWIATEGAGLLLLNPKTKEVKAYHHSSSNPKSISSNYIRSLALDSQNRLWIGTFNDLNIYHEGSDSFVSYSSSPVENGSLSQRSVRSIFMDSQGGMWLGTYFGGLNYYHPIRNRFKNIQRIPYKNSLSDNVVSCITEDKDKNLWIGTNDGGLNLYNTKTQQFTHYILQEDEREIGIGSNNIKAVYVDEQKSLVYIGTHAGGLTVLHRNSGKMESFNQMNSQLVNENVYAILPDKGGNLLLGTLSALVSFNPEKRSFTTIDKEKDGTPFTSQRITILFRDSHKRLWIGGEEGISVFQQEGIEIEKAPILPESSVTKTFTNCIYEATNGIIWVGTREGFYCFNEKEKKIKRYTTASGLPNNVVYGILEDTFGRLWVSTNRGISCFNPETEKFRNFTESDGLQSNQFNTSSFCRTSSGQMYFGGINGITTFRPELLLDNPYTPPVVITKLQLFNKTVRPDDETGILTKNINETKSITLKSWQTAFTIEFVVSNYISGQHNTFAYKLEGYDKEWYYLTDKRTVSYSNLPQGTYHFLVKAANSDGKWNTVPTMLEIIVLPIWYKTWWAIMIFLATFIGFITFVFRFFWMRKSMEAELELERRDKEHQEEINQMKMRFFINISHELRTPLTLILAPLQEIINKISDRWTRNQLEYIQRNANRLLHLVNQLMDYRRAELGVFELKVKKENAHQLIQDNFLFYDKLARHKKITYTLHSELEEKEELFDPNYLELIVNNLLSNAFKYTESGQSITVTLKEENNWLVLQVSDTGIGIPINKQGKIFERFYQIESEHVGSGIGLSLVQRLVELHHGHIELDSEEGKGSTFSVYLPQDINIYKPSELASNDAKNEEEQVYSTNSKEMYFIDTEKVENETIETGDKKRGTILIVEDNNEIRHYLSSGLAELFNTLEAGNGEEALEKLKENEVDIIVTDVMMPVMDGIKLCKNVKQNIRTCHIPVIILSAKSETKDQMEGLQMGADDYIPKPFSLAILTTKIQNMMRTRRRMLERYSKSLEVEPEKITFNAMDEALLKRAVAIVEKNMDNIEFSTDEFAREMNMSRSNLHLKLKAITGESTIDFIRKIRFNEAAKLLKDGRYTIAEVSTMVGFNTPSYFATSFKKYFGCLPTEYIKKAKG